From Streptomyces chrestomyceticus JCM 4735, one genomic window encodes:
- a CDS encoding MFS transporter, translating to MTTSRASGSRAGDGLLRHRDFRLLLAGAAASQAGTQVALVALPLVAVVGLHASAFEVGLLTAAETAAFLLIGLPAGAWVDRVRRLPLLIRTDVVRAMAMGSVPLAAACGALTMAQLYVVAFVTGVATVFFDVAHQSYLPRVLPGPQLVAGNGALETARSAAQVAGPGLGGGIVQLLGPPVAVLANAAGYLASALFLRGIRVREPEPEVTPGVSLSAQVKEGLAFVLRHPVLRMIALTTGVANFFSAMLVAVQTVFLTRELGLPPGVLGLMLSASAVGGLTGALCAGTVARRLGQARIIWLAPLVTGPFALLWPLSGHGAAAGWFALGSGAVFFGAVVYNVAQVSFRQLLCPDALLGRMNATLRFMVWGTMPLGALAGGSIAGAAGPRAAVWVCAIGFLLVPIPLLLSPLRKLRDLPAAGEAAHGTGTGAASEAVDAPGAAG from the coding sequence GTGACCACCTCACGAGCCTCCGGCAGCCGCGCCGGTGACGGGCTCCTCCGCCATCGCGACTTCCGGCTGCTGCTCGCCGGAGCCGCGGCCAGCCAGGCAGGCACCCAAGTGGCCCTCGTGGCCCTGCCCCTGGTGGCCGTCGTCGGGCTGCACGCCTCGGCTTTCGAAGTGGGCCTGCTCACCGCGGCCGAGACCGCCGCGTTCCTGCTCATCGGGCTGCCGGCGGGCGCCTGGGTGGACCGGGTCCGGCGGCTGCCGCTGCTGATCCGTACGGATGTGGTGCGCGCGATGGCGATGGGCAGTGTGCCGCTCGCCGCGGCGTGCGGCGCCCTGACGATGGCCCAGTTGTACGTGGTGGCCTTCGTCACCGGCGTCGCCACCGTGTTCTTCGACGTCGCCCACCAGAGCTACCTGCCGAGGGTACTGCCCGGTCCGCAACTGGTGGCCGGCAACGGGGCGCTGGAGACCGCGCGTTCAGCGGCGCAGGTGGCCGGGCCCGGACTAGGTGGCGGCATCGTCCAACTGCTCGGGCCGCCGGTGGCCGTACTGGCCAACGCGGCCGGATACCTCGCGTCCGCGCTGTTCCTGCGCGGCATCCGCGTCCGGGAGCCGGAGCCCGAGGTCACGCCGGGTGTGTCGCTGTCGGCGCAGGTCAAGGAGGGCCTGGCCTTCGTGCTGCGGCACCCCGTGCTGCGCATGATCGCGCTGACGACCGGGGTGGCGAACTTCTTCTCGGCGATGCTCGTCGCCGTACAGACCGTGTTCCTGACCCGCGAACTGGGCCTGCCGCCCGGCGTGCTGGGGCTGATGCTGTCCGCCTCCGCCGTCGGCGGTCTGACCGGGGCACTGTGCGCCGGGACGGTCGCCCGGCGGCTGGGGCAGGCCCGCATCATCTGGCTCGCGCCCCTGGTCACCGGGCCGTTCGCCCTGCTGTGGCCACTGTCCGGGCACGGCGCCGCCGCCGGATGGTTCGCGCTCGGCTCGGGCGCCGTCTTCTTCGGCGCGGTCGTCTACAACGTGGCCCAGGTGAGCTTCCGGCAACTGCTCTGCCCCGACGCGCTGCTGGGCCGGATGAACGCCACGCTGCGGTTCATGGTCTGGGGGACCATGCCGCTCGGCGCGCTGGCCGGTGGTTCCATCGCCGGAGCGGCCGGGCCCCGGGCCGCCGTATGGGTGTGCGCGATCGGCTTCCTGCTCGTACCGATCCCCCTGCTGCTCTCCCCCCTGCGCAAGCTGAGGGACCTGCCGGCCGCCGGAGAGGCGGCACACGGAACGGGAACCGGAGCGGCCTCCGAGGCAGTTGATGCGCCCGGAGCGGCCGGCTGA
- a CDS encoding histone deacetylase, whose amino-acid sequence MHVWYVSYGSNMHGARLRHYLTGGRPPGGLRTCPGCRDPRPPARSVPVVLPGTMYFALESLNWTGGVAFYDPDGPGEVWARAHLVTRGQFSDIAAQEMHRVPAADLDLAEVLDRGRAQFGPGRYETLVHPGALDGLPLLTFTAPWGAGEVPRTQPTDAYLAHLSSGLREAGGWDDEQITEYLDRCRLGLTVRPGTGRRRGRSGHGTGPVCRALEVDRRVPEPEAESQRPRWVHGS is encoded by the coding sequence GTGCACGTCTGGTACGTGTCGTACGGCTCCAACATGCACGGCGCACGGCTGCGCCACTACCTGACGGGCGGCCGCCCGCCGGGCGGTCTGCGGACGTGTCCGGGATGCCGTGATCCCCGGCCGCCCGCCCGTTCCGTGCCGGTCGTGCTGCCGGGCACCATGTACTTCGCGCTGGAGTCACTGAACTGGACGGGCGGCGTGGCGTTCTACGACCCGGACGGGCCGGGCGAGGTGTGGGCCCGTGCCCACCTGGTGACGCGGGGCCAGTTCTCCGACATCGCCGCACAGGAGATGCACCGGGTCCCGGCGGCGGACCTGGACCTGGCGGAAGTACTGGACCGGGGACGGGCGCAGTTCGGCCCCGGCCGTTACGAGACGCTGGTGCATCCCGGCGCGCTGGACGGGCTGCCGCTGCTCACCTTCACGGCGCCGTGGGGCGCGGGCGAGGTCCCGCGCACGCAGCCGACCGACGCCTATCTGGCGCATCTGTCGTCGGGGCTGCGGGAGGCGGGCGGGTGGGACGACGAGCAGATCACGGAGTACTTGGACCGGTGCCGGCTGGGCCTGACCGTACGGCCCGGGACGGGCAGGCGGCGGGGGCGTTCCGGGCACGGCACGGGACCTGTCTGCCGGGCCCTGGAGGTGGACCGCCGGGTGCCGGAGCCGGAGGCCGAGAGCCAGCGACCACGCTGGGTTCACGGCTCGTAA
- a CDS encoding alpha/beta hydrolase has product MRRTTALGAAGALVTGTLIAGAISATPAGADQRHHRGSAEDRGVRAAAARAAAQGIDWQACPADWGLKAPIQCGYVTVPVDYAEPDGRTIKIAVDRIGNTGGKSERQGSLLYNPGGPGGSGMKFPTRVTGKNAVWAKTAKAYDFVGFDPRGVGHSAPVSCADSQEFVKAPKADPVPDSEADKRAQRKLAEEYAQGCKERGGALLPHLTTPNTARDMDVVRAALGEKKLNYLGVSYGTYLGAVYATLFPDHVRRMLVDSVVDPSREKVWYQANLDQDLAFETRWSDWKKWVAQHDAVYHIGTTEAEVQAKWEQLRATAKKNPIGGVVGPAELTSFFQNAPYYDSAWASTAQVWSAYLSGDAKPLIQNAGPDLGDKAGNAAAENSNAVYTAVECNDAKWPTNWRKWDRDNTRTHAKAPFMTWANAWMNLPCATWPEKQRTPVKVRTGKGLPSVLIVQSTRDAATPYGGAVELHRRLKGSRLITEQGAGSHGVAGLVNPCINDRVDTYFLTGKTDAKDVTCAPHATPEPGKA; this is encoded by the coding sequence ATGAGACGAACAACGGCGCTCGGCGCCGCCGGAGCCCTGGTGACCGGCACGCTCATAGCCGGAGCGATATCCGCCACGCCCGCCGGCGCGGACCAGCGGCACCACCGCGGCTCGGCCGAGGACCGCGGCGTGCGGGCCGCCGCCGCCCGCGCGGCCGCACAGGGTATCGACTGGCAGGCATGCCCGGCCGACTGGGGCCTGAAGGCCCCCATCCAGTGCGGCTACGTGACCGTCCCGGTCGACTACGCCGAGCCCGACGGCCGCACCATCAAGATCGCCGTGGACCGGATCGGCAACACCGGCGGCAAGAGCGAGCGCCAGGGCTCCCTCCTCTACAACCCCGGCGGGCCCGGCGGCTCGGGCATGAAGTTCCCGACCCGCGTCACCGGCAAGAACGCGGTGTGGGCGAAGACCGCGAAGGCGTACGACTTCGTCGGCTTCGACCCGCGCGGCGTCGGCCACTCCGCCCCGGTCTCCTGCGCCGACTCGCAGGAGTTCGTCAAGGCGCCCAAGGCCGACCCGGTGCCGGACAGCGAGGCCGACAAGCGTGCCCAGCGCAAGCTGGCCGAGGAGTACGCACAGGGCTGCAAGGAGCGCGGTGGCGCCCTGCTGCCGCACCTGACGACGCCGAACACGGCCCGGGACATGGATGTCGTCCGGGCCGCTCTCGGCGAGAAGAAGCTCAACTACCTGGGCGTCTCCTACGGCACCTACCTCGGTGCCGTGTACGCCACGCTCTTCCCGGACCACGTCCGCCGGATGCTCGTCGACTCGGTCGTCGACCCGTCGCGCGAGAAGGTCTGGTACCAGGCCAACCTCGACCAGGACCTCGCCTTCGAGACGCGCTGGAGCGACTGGAAGAAGTGGGTCGCCCAGCACGACGCCGTCTACCACATCGGCACCACCGAGGCCGAGGTCCAGGCGAAGTGGGAGCAACTGCGCGCCACCGCCAAGAAGAACCCGATCGGTGGCGTCGTCGGACCGGCCGAGCTGACCAGCTTCTTCCAGAACGCGCCCTACTACGACTCCGCGTGGGCCTCGACCGCCCAGGTGTGGAGCGCGTACCTGTCGGGCGACGCGAAGCCGTTGATCCAGAACGCGGGCCCGGACCTGGGCGACAAGGCGGGTAACGCCGCCGCCGAGAACAGCAACGCGGTCTACACGGCCGTCGAGTGCAACGACGCCAAGTGGCCAACCAACTGGCGCAAGTGGGACCGGGACAACACCCGTACCCACGCGAAGGCCCCCTTCATGACCTGGGCCAACGCCTGGATGAACCTGCCCTGCGCCACCTGGCCGGAGAAGCAGCGGACTCCGGTCAAGGTGCGGACCGGCAAGGGCCTGCCCAGCGTCCTGATCGTGCAGAGCACCCGGGACGCGGCGACTCCGTACGGCGGTGCCGTCGAGCTGCACCGGCGCCTCAAGGGCTCGCGCCTGATCACCGAGCAGGGCGCCGGCTCGCACGGCGTCGCCG